The Candidatus Methanoperedens sp. genome includes a region encoding these proteins:
- a CDS encoding radical SAM protein translates to MNIPRIQIRANSKLFKPILKIRAILKICRPAEIVFDLTDVCHLRCIHCYRTFENQMRKTFLSIEVFKQIPESYYNYARQIDLSGGGESILHPNWDEILEFTADNGKRLVTFNTSLSRVKDYQLKRFVELGCGVAVSLEGARKETYESIRVGAKYETVFGNLRRIMDYQREIQNPRFHLIILWTLYKQNLEELNEFVTMASEIGIEDIFVYPLIPHHKELMEMCCNPQSLEVEKYLLQALETATRNQIDLNIEDIFIQTERLKSSVQLNKKLPLTRFNIVRNWHHQPDSAWCSLPFTQLKIDQSGNIHTCALSSRIYGNVFVTPVDKIWNNQEFSQLRSEVILDRPSRFCTECSSGAACCPRIKYLFRKR, encoded by the coding sequence ATGAATATTCCTAGAATTCAAATCCGAGCAAATTCAAAGCTATTCAAGCCTATATTAAAAATTCGAGCTATCTTGAAAATATGTAGACCGGCTGAAATAGTTTTCGATTTAACCGATGTTTGCCATCTACGTTGTATACACTGTTACCGAACTTTTGAGAATCAGATGCGCAAAACATTCTTATCAATAGAGGTTTTTAAACAGATTCCAGAAAGTTATTATAACTACGCCCGCCAAATAGATTTATCTGGAGGAGGTGAGTCAATTTTACATCCAAATTGGGATGAGATACTTGAATTTACGGCGGATAATGGTAAGCGATTGGTTACATTCAATACAAGTCTCTCGCGTGTTAAAGATTACCAATTAAAGCGTTTTGTAGAGTTGGGATGCGGAGTAGCTGTTTCTCTTGAAGGAGCCCGAAAAGAAACATATGAATCCATCAGAGTTGGGGCAAAGTATGAAACAGTTTTCGGAAATCTAAGACGAATCATGGATTATCAACGAGAAATTCAAAATCCTCGTTTCCATCTAATAATTTTATGGACATTATATAAACAAAATTTAGAGGAACTTAATGAGTTTGTAACTATGGCGTCAGAAATAGGTATTGAAGATATTTTTGTATATCCTCTGATACCACACCACAAAGAATTAATGGAGATGTGCTGTAATCCACAAAGTCTAGAAGTTGAGAAATATTTATTACAAGCACTCGAAACTGCTACAAGAAATCAAATAGATTTAAATATAGAAGACATTTTCATTCAGACTGAAAGGCTAAAAAGTTCTGTCCAACTAAATAAAAAACTTCCATTAACTAGATTCAATATTGTCAGAAATTGGCATCATCAACCCGACTCAGCTTGGTGCAGTTTACCTTTCACCCAATTAAAAATTGATCAAAGCGGTAATATACATACATGTGCATTATCGAGTAGGATTTATGGTAACGTTTTCGTAACTCCGGTAGATAAAATATGGAACAACCAAGAATTTTCACAATTAAGAAGTGAAGTTATTCTTGATAGACCGTCCCGATTCTGCACTGAATGTAGTTCTGGTGCAGCATGTTGTCCACGAATTAAATATTTGTTCAGAAAAAGATAA